A genome region from Nocardia sp. NBC_00565 includes the following:
- a CDS encoding ABC transporter ATP-binding protein, translating to MSTTASPASTSQGASAYTTAADRSPADTAPALAFRDVSLTFENGTQALADIDIAIRGGEFVSLVGPSGCGKSTLLRLAAGFERATAGTVDVATAQLGYVFQESTLLPWRSVLRNVELPAELAGVDKATRRAAARDAIERVGLAGFEKHKPAQLSGGMRMRASIARALTVRPELFLFDEPFGALDEITRQRLNEEVGTLFRRDGFAGVFVTHSVAEAVFMSTRVIVLTGQPGRVCADIPVPLGFPRAPELRYTAEFANIAADVSAALRGSGQAVAA from the coding sequence ATGAGCACAACGGCTTCTCCAGCGTCGACGAGTCAGGGCGCATCCGCGTATACGACCGCTGCCGACCGCAGTCCTGCGGATACCGCACCGGCCCTTGCGTTTCGCGACGTATCCCTGACCTTCGAGAACGGCACCCAGGCGCTCGCCGACATCGACATCGCTATTCGCGGTGGTGAATTCGTGTCACTGGTCGGCCCGTCCGGCTGCGGTAAGTCCACGCTGCTGCGGCTGGCCGCCGGTTTCGAGCGGGCCACCGCGGGCACTGTCGACGTCGCGACGGCCCAGCTCGGCTATGTATTCCAGGAGTCGACGCTGCTGCCGTGGCGCAGTGTGCTGCGCAATGTCGAACTGCCCGCCGAACTCGCGGGCGTGGACAAGGCGACCCGGCGGGCGGCCGCCCGCGACGCCATCGAGCGGGTCGGTCTCGCCGGGTTCGAGAAGCACAAGCCCGCACAGCTTTCCGGCGGCATGCGGATGCGCGCCTCCATCGCGCGCGCCCTCACCGTGCGGCCGGAACTGTTCCTGTTCGACGAACCCTTCGGCGCACTGGACGAGATCACCCGCCAGCGGCTCAACGAGGAGGTCGGGACGCTGTTCCGCCGTGATGGTTTCGCCGGGGTGTTCGTCACCCATTCGGTGGCCGAGGCGGTCTTCATGTCCACCCGGGTCATCGTGCTGACCGGGCAGCCGGGCCGAGTGTGCGCCGATATTCCGGTACCACTGGGCTTTCCACGCGCACCGGAGCTGCGGTATACGGCCGAGTTCGCCAATATCGCCGCTGATGTGTCCGCCGCGCTGCGCGGCTCCGGACAGGCGGTTGCCGCATGA
- a CDS encoding ABC transporter permease has product MTAATADPVAAATASEIEPATGKRHWRMPIAPIRIIAPIVVFVLVIALWSIVSHFLLAEESRFLLPAPEAVVSHGLLDSVARTEILTALWSTVQVALVGLGIAIVLGVGFAVLMSQARWAEYSLYPYAVILQTIPILAVVPLFGFWFGYEFGSRVIVCVMVALFPIITNTLFGLKSVAAAEHDLFTLHGANRWQRLRKLQLPAALPAMISGFKISGGMAVIGSIVADFFFRQGQPGIGRMIDVYRQRLATEELLTALLLSSLVGLILFWCFDFLAGRVDRAHGVRRGK; this is encoded by the coding sequence ATGACCGCCGCCACCGCAGATCCGGTCGCGGCGGCGACCGCGAGCGAGATCGAACCGGCCACTGGGAAACGGCACTGGCGCATGCCGATCGCACCGATTCGCATCATCGCCCCGATCGTCGTATTCGTCCTGGTCATCGCGCTGTGGTCGATCGTGAGTCACTTTCTGCTGGCCGAAGAGTCGCGGTTCCTGCTGCCCGCACCCGAGGCCGTCGTCTCGCACGGTCTGCTGGATTCGGTGGCGCGCACTGAGATTCTGACCGCGCTGTGGTCGACGGTGCAGGTAGCGCTGGTCGGGCTCGGCATCGCCATCGTGCTCGGCGTGGGGTTCGCGGTGCTCATGAGTCAGGCGCGGTGGGCCGAGTATTCGTTGTATCCGTATGCGGTGATCCTGCAGACCATTCCGATCCTCGCGGTGGTGCCGCTGTTCGGTTTCTGGTTCGGCTACGAATTCGGTAGTCGGGTGATCGTATGCGTGATGGTGGCGTTGTTCCCGATCATCACCAACACGCTGTTCGGCCTCAAATCGGTGGCCGCGGCCGAACACGATCTGTTCACCCTGCACGGCGCCAATCGCTGGCAGCGCCTGCGGAAACTGCAACTTCCCGCGGCGCTTCCGGCCATGATCTCCGGGTTCAAGATCTCCGGAGGGATGGCGGTGATCGGCTCGATCGTCGCCGACTTCTTCTTTCGCCAGGGCCAGCCCGGCATCGGCCGCATGATCGACGTCTACCGCCAGCGCCTGGCCACCGAGGAGTTGCTCACGGCGCTGCTGCTGTCCTCGCTGGTGGGTCTGATCCTCTTCTGGTGCTTCGACTTCCTCGCCGGGCGCGTCGACCGCGCACATGGTGTCCGTCGCGGCAAGTAA
- a CDS encoding ABC transporter substrate-binding protein: MKKRLLAAAALSGTALLTACSGATSTPAPTGKGELAGVCPSTVVIQTDWYATPERAAAFQLVGPDGTVDVKKGAYSGPLGDTGVNVEVRLGGPFLGGQPVPAQMYQDPSITLGMIPTDEALQARGKFNVTGVFAALDINPQIVMWDPASYHVESWNDVAATGAPVVYSEGKIYMDYLIAKGYVRPEQADASFDGTPSRFVAERGKVMQQGYVSNEPYRWEHDVKGWLKPTNYLLVHKAGYEIYPHQWSVRSDKLAELSPCLTKLVPKLQQAEVDYVTNPEPTNQALLRIAQTIPDGPPITAAGNANSVKVQLAEKIVGNGTDDTLGNFDTARVARVITAVTDTLRGRGQQVPDGVTAADLVTNQFIDPAIGLRAQ, translated from the coding sequence GTGAAGAAACGCCTCCTCGCCGCTGCCGCACTGTCCGGCACCGCACTGCTCACCGCCTGTAGCGGTGCCACCTCGACGCCCGCGCCGACCGGCAAGGGCGAACTCGCGGGCGTCTGCCCCTCGACCGTCGTGATCCAAACGGACTGGTACGCAACACCGGAACGCGCCGCCGCCTTCCAACTGGTCGGACCCGATGGCACCGTCGACGTCAAGAAGGGTGCCTACTCCGGCCCACTCGGCGATACCGGTGTCAACGTCGAAGTGCGCCTGGGCGGTCCGTTCCTCGGTGGGCAGCCGGTTCCGGCGCAGATGTATCAGGACCCCAGCATCACCCTCGGCATGATCCCGACCGACGAGGCACTGCAGGCGCGCGGAAAGTTCAATGTCACTGGCGTTTTCGCCGCTCTCGATATCAATCCGCAGATCGTGATGTGGGATCCCGCGAGCTATCACGTCGAGTCCTGGAACGACGTGGCCGCGACCGGGGCGCCCGTCGTGTACAGCGAGGGCAAGATCTACATGGACTACCTGATCGCCAAGGGCTACGTGCGGCCCGAACAGGCCGATGCCTCCTTCGACGGGACGCCGAGCCGGTTCGTCGCCGAGCGCGGCAAGGTGATGCAGCAGGGTTATGTCTCCAATGAGCCCTACCGCTGGGAACACGATGTCAAGGGCTGGCTCAAGCCGACGAACTACCTGCTCGTGCACAAGGCGGGCTACGAGATCTACCCGCACCAATGGTCGGTCCGCAGTGACAAACTCGCCGAACTGAGTCCGTGCCTGACCAAGCTGGTCCCGAAACTGCAACAGGCCGAGGTCGATTACGTCACCAACCCGGAGCCGACGAATCAGGCACTGCTGCGCATCGCGCAGACCATTCCGGACGGTCCGCCGATCACCGCCGCGGGCAATGCGAACTCGGTCAAGGTTCAGCTCGCGGAGAAGATCGTCGGAAACGGAACCGATGACACCCTCGGCAATTTCGACACCGCCCGGGTCGCCCGCGTCATCACGGCCGTGACCGATACGCTGCGTGGTCGTGGTCAGCAGGTTCCCGACGGCGTCACCGCCGCCGACCTGGTTACCAACCAATTCATCGACCCCGCAATCGGTTTGCGGGCCCAGTAG
- a CDS encoding amidohydrolase family protein: MTVLTIKNATLLPVGGDREWLRGWMTVDADGRISGVGEGDPPAEGGEVRDVAGAMVAPGFVSAHSHIYTGGMRGVAANSTLYPWVTRNTEMLLAAGAEDLYWLTLAGSFDFLANGITSAYNFTQSRVLALFDYASSSMKAAAVRPLEFLTRQIDATSDAGIRFVASVRLDDEQLPEDEALGVFGAVMDYAKTTVPPNLYLGGSVYGSVQWSTSPATAERERAMMDRHGVTNQAHFVETAEQLDIQQAKFDWYDEAGVLGPDFAFGHFVHPTDRMIDRAAETGCAMVWQPMSNGRLGSGIADIPRILATGMRVGIGLDDQSCTDVSDPFENMRTGLYTQRALHSDAAILTPAQMLRLHTLGAASAIGAADRIGSLEVGKYADFIIVDPFDPDTGPVWDPVATYVLACSTRNLRAVYVGGHCAWAGSRSTHPLADQATRELHQRMVRVAAVNGFHPALRSQTHHYRHWSQPTAAGPA; the protein is encoded by the coding sequence ATGACCGTACTGACAATCAAGAATGCGACGCTGCTGCCCGTCGGGGGAGATCGCGAGTGGTTGCGCGGCTGGATGACCGTCGATGCCGACGGCCGGATATCCGGTGTCGGAGAAGGAGATCCGCCTGCCGAGGGTGGTGAGGTCCGCGACGTGGCGGGCGCCATGGTCGCGCCCGGCTTCGTCTCCGCGCACAGCCATATCTACACCGGTGGCATGCGCGGTGTCGCCGCGAACAGCACGCTCTACCCGTGGGTCACCCGCAACACCGAGATGCTGCTCGCCGCAGGCGCCGAGGACCTGTACTGGCTCACCCTAGCCGGGTCGTTCGACTTTCTCGCCAATGGCATCACCTCGGCCTACAACTTCACCCAGAGCCGGGTGCTGGCGCTGTTCGACTACGCCTCCTCGAGTATGAAAGCGGCCGCTGTTCGGCCGCTCGAGTTTCTCACCCGCCAGATCGACGCCACCAGCGACGCGGGCATCCGATTCGTCGCCAGCGTCCGGCTCGACGACGAGCAACTGCCCGAAGACGAAGCGCTCGGGGTCTTCGGTGCGGTGATGGATTACGCGAAAACGACTGTGCCGCCGAATCTTTACCTGGGGGGCTCGGTCTACGGATCCGTACAGTGGTCGACCTCACCTGCCACCGCCGAGCGTGAACGCGCCATGATGGACCGTCACGGCGTCACCAACCAAGCCCATTTCGTCGAAACCGCGGAACAACTCGACATCCAGCAAGCCAAGTTCGACTGGTACGACGAAGCCGGAGTCCTCGGCCCGGATTTCGCGTTCGGCCACTTCGTCCATCCCACCGACCGAATGATCGACCGCGCGGCCGAGACCGGATGCGCCATGGTGTGGCAGCCGATGTCCAACGGCCGCCTCGGATCCGGTATCGCCGATATACCAAGGATCTTGGCCACCGGCATGCGTGTGGGGATCGGGCTGGACGATCAATCGTGCACCGACGTGTCCGACCCCTTCGAAAACATGCGCACCGGCCTGTACACCCAACGCGCGCTGCACAGCGACGCAGCCATCCTGACACCGGCACAGATGCTCCGACTACACACGCTCGGCGCGGCATCGGCCATCGGCGCAGCAGACCGAATCGGCTCGCTGGAGGTCGGAAAATACGCGGACTTCATCATCGTCGACCCGTTCGACCCCGACACTGGACCAGTCTGGGATCCGGTCGCCACCTACGTCTTGGCCTGCTCGACACGCAACTTGCGTGCGGTGTACGTCGGCGGGCACTGCGCATGGGCCGGTAGCCGCTCGACCCATCCGCTCGCCGATCAGGCCACTCGCGAACTGCACCAACGAATGGTCCGAGTAGCGGCGGTCAATGGCTTTCACCCAGCCCTTCGGTCACAGACCCACCACTACCGGCATTGGTCGCAGCCCACGGCAGCAGGGCCGGCCTGA
- a CDS encoding creatininase family protein, whose amino-acid sequence MTTSTRHFADLTTAEVPEALSRDSVLVLPTGAIEPHGPHLPLRTDLVMAEAVSGAAVDRAAAEGNDVWLLPALGYTKSDEHANLPGAMWLQAETMMRVVVDLGRSIAATPARRVLFVNCHGGNSALLEVALRELRRRFDLQTFLYASPARPGPTEEGFGIHAGWAETSMMLHLRPDLVDMTKAKAAVPQSIAGHKHVGFGKPVRFGWLADDFAESGVIGDPTGADAAFGAELFEGTVDSLVQAIPEVSTFDPGRVG is encoded by the coding sequence GTGACGACATCCACCCGGCACTTCGCCGATCTGACCACGGCCGAAGTCCCCGAGGCGCTGAGCCGCGACTCCGTGCTCGTGCTGCCCACCGGAGCGATCGAACCACACGGCCCACATCTGCCGCTGCGCACCGATCTGGTGATGGCCGAGGCCGTTTCCGGCGCTGCGGTCGATCGCGCCGCCGCGGAGGGCAACGATGTATGGTTGCTGCCCGCATTGGGCTACACCAAGTCCGACGAGCATGCCAATCTTCCCGGCGCGATGTGGTTGCAGGCGGAGACGATGATGCGCGTCGTGGTCGACCTGGGTCGCAGCATCGCCGCGACTCCGGCGCGGCGGGTGTTGTTCGTCAATTGCCACGGCGGCAACTCGGCCCTGCTCGAGGTGGCGCTACGTGAATTACGCCGCCGATTCGACCTGCAGACCTTCCTCTACGCATCGCCTGCCCGGCCGGGGCCGACCGAGGAGGGTTTCGGCATCCACGCCGGATGGGCCGAGACGTCGATGATGCTGCACCTGCGCCCCGATCTCGTCGATATGACCAAGGCGAAAGCCGCCGTACCGCAATCGATCGCGGGCCATAAGCACGTCGGATTCGGTAAACCGGTCCGATTCGGTTGGCTCGCCGACGATTTCGCCGAGTCCGGCGTGATCGGCGATCCGACCGGTGCGGATGCCGCGTTCGGCGCCGAACTATTCGAGGGCACAGTCGATTCCCTGGTGCAGGCCATCCCTGAGGTCAGCACCTTCGATCCCGGACGCGTCGGATGA
- a CDS encoding FAD-binding oxidoreductase codes for MIKAGDRPDFGPEQLDGLVDDLLALLGPRGVSTLDRALDRASRDGSGMSPILSAQQPLGRPDAVCYPKTAQQVPAIVRAAVRRGVPITARGKGTGNYGQVVPRFGGLVMDMTSLAGIRELTDTTITAEAGARMINLEQAAWDAGRQLWMYPSTAQSTLGGFLAGGSAGTGTIVHGRNHMGFVESVDVVYGHEDAELLHLEGAAAQPMVHTYGVAGIIVSATVRLEPLQDWKCVYASFGSHHEAFPAAMRAASIEPNPRLLSADGATIVDALPSDPALVRGRASVRGIVDAAALEETVAVLEDGGGRIEAVREGLAQTMRLSTLSYNHPTWWLQKAVPDTYFHMECQGDALVTRLREVEDVYDGGMLHLEVGYQTMFGMINGVYRDPEQVFAGVPALEALGVGVHSPHHSYVDLDADRVRALARSTDPKGLLNPGRWQR; via the coding sequence ATGATCAAGGCCGGTGATCGTCCCGACTTCGGCCCCGAGCAACTCGACGGCCTGGTCGATGACCTGCTCGCGCTGCTCGGCCCGCGCGGCGTGAGCACCCTCGACCGCGCCCTGGACCGCGCGTCCCGTGACGGGTCGGGGATGAGCCCGATCCTGTCGGCCCAGCAACCCCTCGGGCGGCCGGACGCGGTGTGTTATCCGAAGACGGCCCAACAGGTCCCGGCGATTGTGCGGGCTGCGGTGCGTCGCGGCGTACCGATCACCGCGCGCGGCAAGGGCACCGGCAATTACGGCCAGGTGGTGCCCCGCTTCGGCGGCCTTGTCATGGACATGACCTCGCTAGCCGGTATCCGGGAACTCACCGACACCACCATCACCGCGGAGGCGGGCGCCAGGATGATCAACCTGGAGCAGGCCGCGTGGGATGCCGGACGGCAGCTCTGGATGTACCCGTCAACCGCGCAATCCACCCTCGGCGGATTTCTGGCCGGTGGATCCGCCGGCACGGGCACCATCGTGCACGGTCGCAACCACATGGGTTTCGTGGAATCCGTCGATGTCGTCTACGGCCACGAGGATGCCGAACTGCTCCACCTGGAAGGTGCTGCGGCACAACCGATGGTGCATACCTACGGGGTGGCAGGGATCATCGTTTCGGCCACGGTCCGGCTGGAACCACTACAAGACTGGAAGTGCGTGTACGCCAGCTTCGGGTCCCATCACGAGGCCTTCCCGGCCGCCATGCGCGCCGCGTCCATCGAACCGAATCCGCGGCTGTTGTCCGCCGATGGTGCGACGATCGTCGACGCACTGCCGTCGGACCCCGCGTTGGTGCGCGGCAGGGCCAGTGTCCGCGGCATCGTCGACGCCGCGGCGCTCGAGGAGACGGTTGCGGTGCTGGAGGACGGTGGCGGCCGGATCGAGGCGGTGCGCGAGGGGCTGGCGCAGACGATGCGGTTGAGCACCCTCTCTTACAACCACCCGACCTGGTGGCTGCAGAAAGCCGTGCCGGACACCTACTTTCACATGGAATGCCAAGGCGACGCGCTCGTCACCCGGCTGCGGGAGGTGGAGGACGTCTATGACGGCGGGATGCTGCACTTGGAAGTCGGGTATCAGACCATGTTCGGGATGATCAACGGCGTCTACCGCGATCCCGAACAGGTATTCGCGGGGGTGCCCGCGCTGGAGGCGCTCGGCGTCGGTGTCCATTCGCCGCACCATTCCTATGTCGATCTCGACGCCGATCGGGTCCGGGCGCTGGCGCGCAGCACCGATCCGAAGGGTCTGCTCAATCCAGGAAGGTGGCAGCGGTGA
- a CDS encoding ABC transporter substrate-binding protein — protein sequence MRTPRLPRSVRATVCATVVGLAALTGCAQTDSTTATSGYSGPIGSIDLKQVCPTKIVVQSDWNPEAEHGGLYQLLGPNPAIDAAGKKVTGPLFAHGEYTGVDLEIRAGGPAIGFQTVTSQMYQDDSIMLGFVDTDQSVQSAATNPTTGVFAPLEINPQMIMWDPATYPNVHSISDLKAAKATVLYFQGAAYMDYLTGAGILDKSQVDGSYDGTPANFVAAGGAKAQQGFISAEPYLYEQKIAQWHKPVAYQLLHDAGFPVYKSALAVRSGQLEADSACLQRLVPVMQQAQLDYFADPATANDLIVQAVDKYDTGWVYDAGNAAYATKRMREAGVVGNGGNATVGDFDTARVQRVIDITRPIYTEQKVSVPQGLTTEQIATDRFIDPKIGFAS from the coding sequence ATGAGAACACCCCGCTTGCCACGTTCGGTCCGCGCGACCGTCTGCGCGACCGTCGTCGGCCTCGCCGCTCTGACCGGCTGTGCCCAAACCGACAGCACAACAGCGACTTCCGGTTACAGCGGCCCGATCGGATCGATCGACCTGAAGCAGGTCTGCCCGACGAAGATCGTGGTGCAGAGCGATTGGAACCCGGAAGCCGAACATGGCGGCCTCTATCAACTATTGGGTCCGAACCCGGCGATCGACGCCGCGGGCAAGAAGGTCACCGGTCCGCTATTCGCCCACGGCGAGTACACCGGGGTGGACCTGGAGATCCGCGCCGGCGGTCCAGCGATCGGATTCCAGACCGTGACATCGCAGATGTATCAGGATGACTCGATCATGCTCGGCTTCGTCGACACCGACCAGTCCGTCCAGTCCGCGGCCACCAACCCGACCACCGGCGTCTTCGCTCCGCTGGAGATCAACCCGCAGATGATCATGTGGGATCCGGCGACCTATCCGAATGTGCACTCCATCAGCGACCTGAAGGCCGCCAAGGCGACCGTGTTGTATTTCCAGGGCGCGGCCTACATGGACTACCTGACCGGTGCGGGCATTCTCGACAAGAGTCAGGTGGACGGCAGCTACGACGGCACACCGGCCAACTTCGTCGCTGCCGGCGGCGCCAAGGCGCAACAGGGGTTCATCAGCGCCGAGCCTTACCTCTACGAGCAGAAGATCGCCCAATGGCACAAGCCGGTGGCCTACCAGTTGCTGCACGACGCCGGATTCCCCGTGTACAAGTCCGCGCTCGCGGTCCGGTCGGGGCAGCTGGAGGCCGATTCGGCGTGCCTGCAACGCCTCGTTCCGGTGATGCAGCAAGCCCAGCTCGACTATTTCGCCGATCCAGCCACGGCCAACGATCTGATCGTGCAGGCAGTCGACAAGTACGACACAGGCTGGGTATACGACGCGGGCAACGCAGCCTATGCGACGAAGCGGATGCGCGAGGCCGGTGTGGTCGGCAACGGCGGCAATGCCACGGTCGGCGATTTCGACACCGCGCGAGTCCAGCGGGTCATCGACATCACCCGGCCGATCTACACCGAGCAGAAAGTCTCGGTCCCCCAAGGACTGACGACCGAACAGATCGCGACGGACCGATTCATCGATCCCAAGATCGGATTCGCGTCGTGA
- a CDS encoding ABC transporter permease, with protein sequence MIIKIPTAATVSESVVATAAARTFKLRTVLAPLAILAMVIGAWYLVTYTVLAPSRRFLMPPPHEVVTEGLLGPAAPDMWEALRRTATVAFTGLVIAVLLGIVWAVLMAQAGWAEIALFPYAVVLQCIPILALVPLIGFWFGFGFTARVFVCVLIALFPVVSNTLFGLKSVDKGLRELFALRATGRITVLRKLEFPAAMPAIFAGIRISAGLAVVGAIVGDFFFKQGDPGIGILIDNYRSRLQSPELFASILLASGLGVVVFAFFSWLSRRLVGAWYDSARN encoded by the coding sequence ATGATCATCAAAATACCTACTGCCGCAACGGTATCCGAATCAGTTGTGGCCACCGCTGCGGCGCGCACGTTCAAACTGCGTACGGTCCTTGCTCCGCTCGCGATCCTGGCCATGGTGATCGGCGCCTGGTACCTGGTGACCTACACGGTGCTCGCGCCGTCGCGCCGGTTTCTGATGCCGCCGCCGCACGAAGTGGTGACCGAGGGACTGCTCGGTCCGGCGGCGCCGGATATGTGGGAGGCGTTGCGGCGGACCGCGACCGTGGCGTTCACCGGTCTGGTGATCGCCGTGCTCCTCGGGATCGTCTGGGCGGTGCTGATGGCGCAGGCTGGTTGGGCGGAGATTGCTCTGTTTCCGTATGCGGTTGTGCTGCAGTGTATTCCGATCCTGGCATTGGTTCCGCTGATCGGTTTCTGGTTCGGTTTCGGATTCACCGCGCGGGTGTTCGTCTGCGTGCTGATCGCCCTGTTCCCGGTGGTGTCGAACACGCTGTTCGGCCTGAAATCGGTGGACAAGGGCCTGCGGGAACTATTCGCGTTGCGTGCCACCGGCCGGATCACGGTGCTACGCAAGCTCGAGTTCCCGGCCGCGATGCCCGCCATCTTCGCCGGTATCCGGATCTCGGCCGGGCTCGCGGTGGTCGGCGCGATCGTCGGCGACTTCTTCTTCAAGCAGGGCGACCCCGGCATCGGCATCCTGATCGACAACTACCGGTCGCGGCTGCAATCGCCCGAATTGTTCGCCTCGATCCTGCTGGCCTCCGGCCTCGGTGTCGTGGTTTTCGCGTTCTTCAGCTGGCTGTCTCGCCGCCTCGTCGGCGCTTGGTACGACTCCGCCCGCAACTGA
- a CDS encoding ABC transporter ATP-binding protein has product MSTAPPRPGSQVLGFESTELTYPNGTVALSGVDLTVRAGEFVSVVGPSGCGKSTLLRIASGLECATGGYTQVGANRIGYVFQDATLLPWRSVRDNVALLAELDHMAKAERYRRADDAIELVGLAGFADHLPRMLSGGMRMRVSLARSLTVDPELFLFDEPFGALDEITRQRLGDEITELFDDRRFAGLFITHSVTEAVYLSTRVAVMSGRPGRIVEEIDIPFDFPRRPDIRFTPEFTALASRVSQALRGSHT; this is encoded by the coding sequence ATGAGCACCGCCCCGCCCCGCCCCGGCAGTCAGGTGCTCGGATTCGAGTCGACCGAACTCACCTATCCCAATGGCACGGTCGCGCTCTCGGGCGTCGATCTGACAGTCCGGGCCGGTGAATTCGTCAGCGTCGTCGGGCCCTCTGGATGCGGGAAGTCGACACTGCTTCGAATCGCCTCCGGCCTGGAGTGCGCAACCGGGGGTTACACCCAGGTCGGCGCGAATCGGATCGGCTATGTGTTCCAGGACGCCACCCTGCTGCCATGGCGCTCGGTGCGCGACAATGTTGCACTACTGGCCGAACTCGATCACATGGCCAAGGCCGAGCGCTATCGCCGTGCCGACGATGCCATCGAGTTGGTCGGTCTCGCGGGGTTCGCCGATCACCTGCCGCGCATGCTCTCCGGCGGTATGCGGATGCGGGTGTCGCTGGCTCGTTCGCTCACCGTCGATCCCGAGTTGTTCTTGTTCGACGAACCTTTCGGCGCACTGGATGAGATCACGCGGCAGCGGCTCGGCGACGAGATCACCGAACTGTTCGACGACCGCCGCTTCGCGGGCCTGTTCATCACGCATTCGGTGACCGAGGCCGTGTACCTCTCGACCCGCGTCGCGGTGATGTCGGGCAGGCCGGGCCGCATCGTCGAGGAGATCGACATTCCGTTCGACTTCCCGCGCCGACCGGATATCCGCTTCACCCCCGAGTTCACCGCACTCGCGAGCCGAGTCTCGCAGGCGCTGCGAGGAAGTCACACATGA
- a CDS encoding amidohydrolase family protein produces MDHPLPQRVSRLCGATLPDGSVVDLDIGRDGGRSLVTAVRPSAPDRIGETSEASIDLSGFVLLTAPAEPHAHLDKALTWDVLTPAFGNLGAAIDTWHQGSTELTEESFRSRATAAASALLRNGTTAIRSHVDILDGSDPLRGIRAVDSVRRRLSGLVDIEIVALTPPAADPALLHAALDAGADLVGGAPHIAPDPIAELTRLLDSAEARGVGADLHVDEFLRGDHHTLAHFAERVAGWPAARTRTAGHCCRLGTMAADELDALLATVARSGVGIVSLPITNLYLQGWDDPVAMPRGLTALAALLDAGIPVAAGADNVRDPFNPIGRSDALETAALLITAGHLAPEVAVHLVTDGARAVLGLPEAGAKPGARAEFLAVRGSSLLDVVANAPADRIVIRDGAIVSISRTDHRTADFAVLEV; encoded by the coding sequence ATGGATCATCCGCTACCGCAGCGTGTTTCGCGCCTGTGCGGGGCAACCTTGCCCGACGGCTCGGTGGTCGATCTCGACATCGGACGCGACGGCGGGCGTTCGCTGGTGACCGCGGTTCGCCCGAGTGCACCGGACCGGATCGGCGAAACCTCCGAAGCGTCAATAGATCTGAGCGGTTTCGTGCTGTTGACCGCGCCCGCCGAGCCGCACGCACACCTGGACAAGGCGCTGACCTGGGATGTGCTCACGCCGGCCTTCGGCAATCTTGGGGCGGCGATCGACACGTGGCACCAGGGCAGCACCGAGCTGACCGAGGAGTCCTTCCGCAGTCGGGCGACCGCGGCGGCATCGGCCCTGTTGCGCAACGGCACGACCGCCATTCGATCGCACGTCGACATCCTCGATGGCTCGGACCCGTTGCGCGGCATCCGCGCGGTGGATAGCGTGCGCAGGCGATTGTCCGGGCTCGTCGACATCGAGATCGTGGCGTTGACACCCCCAGCGGCCGATCCCGCGCTGCTGCACGCCGCCCTCGACGCCGGAGCCGACCTGGTCGGTGGCGCACCGCATATCGCACCGGACCCGATCGCCGAACTCACCCGGCTACTCGACAGTGCCGAGGCCCGCGGGGTCGGCGCCGACCTGCACGTCGACGAGTTCTTGCGCGGCGACCACCACACACTCGCTCACTTCGCCGAGCGGGTCGCCGGGTGGCCCGCCGCCAGGACACGCACCGCGGGGCACTGCTGCCGACTGGGCACCATGGCCGCGGACGAGCTGGACGCGCTGCTGGCCACGGTGGCGCGCAGCGGCGTGGGGATCGTCAGCCTGCCCATCACCAATCTGTATCTGCAAGGCTGGGATGACCCGGTTGCCATGCCGCGCGGATTGACCGCGCTCGCAGCGCTGCTCGACGCGGGCATCCCCGTCGCGGCCGGGGCCGACAATGTCCGCGATCCGTTCAACCCGATCGGCCGTAGCGACGCACTCGAAACCGCCGCGCTGCTGATCACGGCCGGTCATCTGGCGCCGGAGGTGGCCGTGCACCTGGTCACCGACGGTGCGCGTGCGGTGCTCGGCCTACCGGAGGCGGGCGCGAAACCCGGTGCCCGCGCGGAGTTTCTCGCCGTGCGCGGCAGCAGTCTGCTCGACGTCGTCGCGAACGCACCGGCCGACCGGATCGTCATTCGCGACGGCGCGATCGTATCAATCAGCCGAACCGACCATCGCACAGCCGATTTCGCAGTACTGGAGGTCTGA